The genomic stretch TACTCAAGGAAACAGACCCATGCAGACCTGCAATGATATTCCAAAAAAACAGTAACAATTTTATAATCTTTTTCTTCAGGTTACAACCTCGAAAGATTCATTTCAATATGctttatacattttgtaattgaTAGAAACAAGCGACCAAAGTTCTTATCATATAGTATAACAAGATCACCACCTAGACAGCTCATctatttgtcaaagtatgaatcaaatctgatcataaataaagaagttatggcaattttagtaaaATCTTTCCAAAATGAaatggggggattcttgggtgggatggttggacagtctttcaaaaataaaataatacaaataaatatttgtttttttttaaaggattttttaacaacataaaatgttttaattgggGGGGGGTTAAGAGAGGGGTATAGTtggagtgtggtcatttattagatgattagtgctgcaagtatgaaagcaatagctttgatactttagaaataatgtggacctaaacacaaacctTTTCAAATGTCTCTACACACTACAcattattatactttttaaatggttatattttaaagaaagacaATGACCGTTTTATTACCTGTCAACACTCTCCACATGCAATAGCCCAGAATGGTGTTGTTTTTATTCTGCCCAACAGCATTGTCAAAGTGAATctgcaaataaacatttcttgtttaaaataattaatatatatttaaatggagATTATTGCTACACCTATGAAAACATTTATGAATTAATGGAAACAGAATTATGTTATGTCCagcaacaaaatgaaataatagttttaattactttaatattttaaaataattacaaaaacatagattaaagtaacaattattacaaaagcaactatgtataaatttacttaatctttccaatgaaaagaaagacaaaacattattttgttaatctcAGAGTATGTATAGCAATAAATTACCTCTGCCTGTTTTTCTCCAGCGccaaagtgagaaaaatagtgGTGCACCAAACTTGTGACACAATCGCCACCTTTCCCAGGCATTTCTGACTCGTCAATCATATAGAATCTCTGTATTCctgtaatattgttttatgtacataaaaataatttttacaaataaaaactataaaaaagaCTATATTTTAATATGCCATGCATACAAGATTTTCACTTAATGTTTGTGCAAAACACTTGTATTGTTTAATTACAATATACACAAGGCTTGTCAGcaaaggatgacatatgcctcctttttccacatttttctaaacctaaacgcaaagtgtttttgcactttttcgaaacctaaacgcaaagtgtgactgaatttcagacagacagacagacggacagtgtgatcactatatgcccaccttcgggggcataaaaacaacaactaaataatgcagtatattaacaaatgtttttcttatagtAGTGCAATGTAGTTacaattagttattattacaTATTATGAAGATATATAAAACTGATAATTACAATAACATACCTGTTCCTTCAGCGCACATCCCAAACACATGGCACTTTCTTGGTGTCGCAAAGTAGATTGGCCCCACTTGCATGGCGTGATGAGGGTAGTGTACACACTGGGCAAAATCCCATGAGTAGTGAAGTGTGGCATCTAGTGAACATGGTTCTGCACCTGTTAACAAAATGAACCAAATTGTATTAAGTGAATCAATTTATTtagacattttttattatatatacatatttttataattgtttaccAACATGTACAGCTAGATGCACCATATAAATGAATGTTCAACATTTAAGCTATAGCATGTTCATGGCAAAATGCATAAAATGCTGCGGTTCATCTTCCAGGACAAAGCACAAATGTACCTCATATGAGGTACCTTATTTgtataacatatttttgaatagttaatttacaatttatgaatttataatggaaataaaatgtgtttattaaaaaatccTCATTTTTCAAGACCTTCAGTGACATCTGTAGTACTGCACACAGCTTTACTACAAAGAACCTGGTCCTTGAAAAGTTGGCGTTGCCGGTTGGCCTTTTGAACATGACATGTATAGTCACTTAGTACATTGTGCCTTTCTTCATCTGACAGATGAGCATTGGTTTTTAATTTGCCCATGAATTTttgacattttacacacaaatCTGTCGCTGGTGTAGCTACTGCAATGTGGGGGCATAATGAATTCCATTTGTTTCTAAATGTTTTTAAAGACACAACTCTATAGTTTGCTTCCTTTGCACTCTTCATGTATAAGTCATAAATGTCAGTTACATTTTTGTCACATGGAAGAAGCAAAACTGTCTGCTTTGGACAATTAGGCAGTCGTCCCGGCAAaggtaatgcatttttatttgcatattcttcaatgaatttttttattctTGTAGTATCGTCGAATGAAAGTGCATGGGCAGGTGTTGTTTTGCAATTACCATGTTCATTGACACTCAGGCCATACATGTCATAAGACTTACTCATTCTTTTCAAAGTTGACTGAGAAATTGCAAATGCAAAACAGAAAGTTTTCTTACAAATTTGCTGACCATGGAAAAAATATTTCTGAGACGGTCTCGTTCGCAACTTTTTAgattttttgttttcagatgtaaAAGTACTATTTTTTCTTTGGGTACAAAGTTGGGATTTAACTACAAGTTCTTTTTCTCTTGAAGACAGTTCCTGGCATTGGGTCCTATTTTCTAGCAAATTATCAACACCAACTATTGTTGAACATGGTTTACTTCCATAAAAGACACTACACTGGCATGTTTCACGCgtgaaatttgaaataatttctgCTTCTTTTTGATCTTCTTTTCTAATGTCATTCTGTTTGTGATTCATTTGTATTTGGTCAGACTCGGATTCGCCACAAGTAAGCAATCAACCTGATCACATgtatcaccatcataatcatcaaaatgatcatcaacatcttcaaatgaaatACTTGCATGATTTCCCAAATCTACATCACAAGTTTCAACCTGTACAAAATTGGATTGGAAAATGTCAAGTTATCATTTGATTTTGCAAAAGATTCATGGCCAATGTGGTATAACTCATCAACTTGTGCAAGTTCATTTAAAAATACGTCATCAGTCTGTGACAATTCGTATGGAATTGTAGATTCTTGGGAATGAATTTCACTAGTTTGGCTCATCAGTCTTATGAAAACTTCACATAACATAAACTATCATTGTATCAAAACCAAACGACATTTTTTGACAACTTCCGGGTGAGAATTCCAATTATCGCATATAATCATGAATCGAGAGCCAAACTAATTTTAACAGTGGTAATAAACACTAGACGTGGTTAAATTTATATGGGATACATCCTTTGCCGACTAATTTCACATTATTTGacggaaaaacaacaaaaaagaaagaaaaactaaCCTTTTTGTAAGCAGGAAGTTTATCCATTAATTGATGCAGTCACACGGTGCCGTAGTGTACGATGGGTTATAAATCAGCTATGGTTAAACTATACTAATGTTTTCGTATAAAAACCGTAACATAATCACTGATTGGGTAATTCATAGATTGTttcggaaaataaataaaagaaataagatATTTATCGCAGTAAAAACGTGTGAAAATTGCGCGAAAAAGTTGTCACGACTTTGCAACGTTATTTCTCGTTAACGACGTCAGCGCCGAAAGGGTCAAagtctcgttcccagccacatatatatttatatatctgaaaactacgttacgtaagctttgtaatgatatataatctgtcaaaatcggcctagaaatgaaactataatttaacaaaatacgcgagtgggtacatcaaatttataacctcggcgcttcgatagaagatcgatagttacgacacggtcacgtgacttagacacaacaagatatttggcgtaacggtcccgtttcatatccgtgtaatctagagtccgtggcaTGATGAATTGGCCATCAAATATCAAGCCACTCAATTGTATCATTAGTATATACATATAGCTCCATCATGTGTAGTAACCTAATTCCTCGAATTAGATTACTTGACTAACATGAGTCATGAGCAGacctattattattaaataaaagttgGTCAATTTTACACATGCGCCTCAACCTAACGTTTTGATTTCGGGTTAGGTTGTCAAGCTTGTAAAACTGTACCACACTTACAACGTTGACTTACCAtgataaaatccatttaactgtATCCACGACGGTAGTTAATCCGATTATTTCCAGACACATTTGATGATTTCTCCAATTATAAATCGATTGTGTAACGGAGGCACGAGTTGATATATCGGATATTAATATCGTTATGAGCTTGAACATGAAAGGCTACACAACACCAACATCAATCGCAAAATACACATGCACCAATTACATCACCAACGTTGTAAAAATACTATATGAtactttgtgtatatatatatgtatatgtatgtgtatatatatatatatatatatatatatatatatatatatatatatatatatatatatatatatatatatatatatatatatatatatatatatatatatatatatatatatatatatatatatataagcgtgtgtgtatgtgtgtgtaaataacaaatgttattttgtaaactgttaaacatgtatgtaaatatatatgtaaataacttttactgataaatgcacctgatatgtacatgtacctgaaatcAAACACTATAGCATGCCTACGtgagtttttctatatttttggctctctaacaaggaatatacaatctaacccccccccaaccccccccccccaaaaaaaaaggctACCTAGATTTAATATCCATTTTTGGTTAACTCAACTTTGTGTGtcaaatatatactaaatataccgttcatatttaaatttacactttttaatacatAAACTCTAGTTACATTTCATTAGACTAGAACTTACATTTTTCTCCGAAATGACCCAATAACCCTGGTCTAAGACAAATACAcgctatatttttttttcttccattgcttccaaacgtttatttatttatttatctttttattgcatcttCACAATCAAAACTACATGCTGATGTATCTATatctccccatatatatatgcaGATATCTAACATGATGCAACATATCTCACCATTAACCGGTTGTATATTTCTTTGTCATGTGTTGCATGCggaatgatgggcatattgccttttttcctgaataaacatctatctatctatagaTTTATTCTTAGTAAACCAGCAAATTTTTCAAGATTTTTATAGAGATCGCCAGCTGAATATCACACTTATCGgtttgagtaaataaatggttAGTGAATcgtacattttatttgttaaattacacTTATTGGCATATCATCTGCTTTATCGCAATTAGATCATAGGAAATCCATTGTTAAAGATTTGCGATATTAATCCGTTATCGCTTGTTTAACGGTCTACTGCCTTCACGGTATACCCGATTTTATGACACTTATCCGGCTGTAAAAACACGCACAGACGTTGAGACAACGGAAAATAATAAGGTTTCTGAAATTGTCAcctagattattatttttttatgaagttataattatacaaacataaagTGACAATTCATAAGTTACAACGAATAAAGCTTCCATTAAAATATTCGCCGATGTGCCGTTTTGCAagacgttatttcattggtcagttTGGTTTGGCTCTTATCAAGCTCTTTGGGTCAGACAAAGTATCACCGCAGTTACAAATATTtcaccgcagtgataaatttattaccgcaatgacaaaattgttaccgcagtgacaattttgtcaccgcggtgatatctatttttagctgttggcgtatatgtacttttgacccaaagggtacgtcatagGGATTCGCTCGAGCCACATTTGTCAGGTGCGGGTATTTGGAGACTTTTCTAAAGCAACactttttaaacttaaataactcAGTAGTGGGTTAAAATTTTGATTTCAAATTGCACATGCGATtatttgactatattctgtgcaCGATGACGATACAATCATTCATTCGTGACAATGGGGCGCTTTttcacgtggggtaggtgtggtttcatctgtttgcacgtgaaaatggtgaaacgcgatatgcatctaattttatttcaatttcttcattttagATGGGTTGATACAACaggaaacataaaattaatttaaaaatcaatatatctcgtataaaatttcaggagcgcaacagcgcaatcggcatgctgcaggctaccttccccacttgctgaagTATCCGATCgttacggatgaatgattttatcgtttgcttgcacatactgtagtcaaatgaccacatgtacacatttaaatcaaaatatttactcataactgaattgtttaagtttgaaaaatacttttttcGTAAAAATACTAAGTGAAGTACACCGTTATAGAATTCTTCCAATTTAATTTCTATTGTATCATTCTCGGTATACCAGAAAAACagacaattaattttaaaaaaaaacttatggcTCGTATAAATATGCATGAGCGCAATTttgcaagccggtcggtcattaagacgtgcATTCTTGCGTTTGActtttgatattattattttgcaatgaacgattttgagaattttcagtgatttttttaatttgttatgttttaatattgataaatttcaattaaatttacacgAAGTATTAGATTATGTATTGAACTAGTCTGAgtcaaaattttaacaaaatccgTTGTCAAaaaagggagctatattgatttgaatacgtatTGCGTTAGAAGTCTCCTTGTGTAGGTAAGCGCACTTTCAACCAATGTGGGAGGAAAATGTACCGACtgttgtaattttagtatatgatttcaatttagactgctctgtttgatgccatgtggcatggtgggcatttgttaccagaacaggataccagttggtcatcattttgtaataaagattagcAAATCTGGTTTGTTCTGGTGCTCGCagagtctgcttgtcaaatatgtcaacacttgcaataataaataccaattaaatgctAAGTTCTATCTGTGTCtgtccacacatccaaatatgggagggtgggcagAATTGTATGAAAAGCCAGGTTGAGAGAGAGGCTGGGGAGAGTTGAATGGACCGTTGAAATGTAAAGAGAGAAGGAGTATGAGAGACTTATTCattagtgtatatatttattctcgtagtgtgtaaataaaatgtagagtacatATACTGTGTGGTGAACTTATGAACTCCCCCCCCCTCCTCAAAAAACGGTAACactggtggcagcggtgggataagGACTTTAACACGCGAGGAAAGTGGATATTATATCATTGTGTCAGGATTAAAGTGAGCTGTTGGACTTACGAAATCATCAGGGGACTGTTTCATTGAGGTTGGACATATGGGAATGTTACGATGTCTTATTTTGATTATTGGTGTTGTTTCAATGTTTGGAGTTTCGGTTATTGTTGCCCGAAAAGATTTATTTAGCACATGCTGGTTAGTGGAACCCGTGGAAAAGATTTATTTAGCTGCTAGCTGGTTAGTGGAACCTGTGGACATGTTTGGACTGGATTCTGATCGGAATGATCACAGAAAGTTTAGGGATCGATGGAAATGTCTTCAGTAGTGTGATTGTGACAACAATCCCCTCTGGTTGGAAGTGTTATTGCAGTATGATTTTCGGATACAACACCGAAGTGGCCGAAAACATGTTAATGTGGACAGCCTCAGTCGAATACCAAGTGAACCAGAAGTATGTGAGTGTTATGAAGGACATCTAACGCTAGAGGAGCCATCATGTAAGGGATGTGACACATGTTTGAGGAAACATAAGCAGTGGTCAGATTTCTCTCAGTTTGATGACGCGTACCTTTATTTGCAAAAAGGATTGTGCAAATCTCGGGGTCATCGAAAGCAAGAGTTTCCAGAGTAAAACTTCATGAATCCGGATTCTGGGGTTGGATTTTCTTGCTGCTACAGCTTCAGGTGGTGAAGTTGTTGAACTGTGTACGTTTCATGTATCGTGGTTTACTCAGAATTAGGAAATATCGTCGCTACCGGATATTCCGACTGCGCTTCCGTGAACATTCTGAAAACTCTGATGCAGATTACAGTTCGAAGGCGGATGACAGAAACTATGAAATGCCGAATAAAGACGGAAAGACTGCATTAGGTGAAATGTCATCTTCTGTAAAAAGTCTTGTCAAATTCAGCAAAGTCTTCTGATCATCGGAGAGAATGGCCAGACTTCAACAGCAGGATCCAGATATTGGCGTTGTTTTGAAGTGGCTTAAATATGACAGCCGAAGACCTCCAAAAGACCGTTTCTGGTTATTCACCTAGTGTTCGAAATTGATGGCTAAATGGGGACTTTAGGTTGTGCATTAATACTGCAAAATGTAAAAGACTATCAAAGAAAACTACACCAAATGTATGGGAAGGACCTTATCAAATATAGTTTAAATCATGTGGACAGTGGTTTGAATATACCGTGTTTGTTGCACCAATTCGTGAAGACAGACTTATTGGTATGGATTTTCTGTATGACTTTGATTATCAATTAAGTGGATTACGTTTGAATGGGAAGAGGTGTGCAACATTTGTTGAGAAAATACCTCTCAGGGCAGTTA from Dreissena polymorpha isolate Duluth1 chromosome 10, UMN_Dpol_1.0, whole genome shotgun sequence encodes the following:
- the LOC127848677 gene encoding uncharacterized protein LOC127848677 isoform X2 produces the protein MQVGPIYFATPRKCHVFGMCAEGTGIQRFYMIDESEMPGKGGDCVTSLVHHYFSHFGAGEKQAEIHFDNAVGQNKNNTILGYCMWRVLTGLHGSVSLSMMLPGHTKFTPDWHFGVWKIKWR
- the LOC127848677 gene encoding uncharacterized protein LOC127848677 isoform X1, giving the protein MSKSYDMYGLSVNEHGNCKTTPAHALSFDDTTRIKKFIEEYANKNALPLPGRLPNCPKQTVLLLPCDKNVTDIYDLYMKSAKEANYRVVSLKTFRNKWNSLCPHIAVATPATDLCVKCQKFMGKLKTNAHLSDEERHNVLSDYTCHVQKANRQRQLFKDQVLCSKAVCSTTDVTEGAEPCSLDATLHYSWDFAQCVHYPHHAMQVGPIYFATPRKCHVFGMCAEGTGIQRFYMIDESEMPGKGGDCVTSLVHHYFSHFGAGEKQAEIHFDNAVGQNKNNTILGYCMWRVLTGLHGSVSLSMMLPGHTKFTPDWHFGVWKIKWR